In Rhizorhabdus phycosphaerae, the genomic stretch TTCTCGGTTCGTCGGGCAAGCCGCAGCCGATCAGCGAGGCCGAGGCCGCACGCATCCTGAACACGAAGGAAGAGGCCGCGGCCGCCGCGCCGAAGACCAAGCTGCGCGTCGATTATGAGATCGGCGACCAGGTCAAGGTGCTCGACGGTCCTTTCGCAAGCTTCAACGGCGTCGTCGAGGAACTCGACTTCGACCGCAGCCGCGTCAAGGTTTCGGTGTCGATCTTCGGCCGCGCAACGCCGGTCGAGCTCGAGTTCGAGCAGGTCGAACGCGTCAAATAATTCAGGCGCTCCGGCTCGCGCCGGGGCGACTCACCAATTCCGGAGCGATCCGGGAAGGCGCCTTTCAGGCGCCGCACGTCGCGGGAGAAGGCTCCGGCCTTCGCAGGAACCGCTAAACTTGAACGGCCGGATCGCAGGATAGGTGCACGCATCTTCCCCGCACGCGACCCGACCTACGACAGAGTGAGTGAGACATGGCAAAAAAGATTACGGGCTACATCAAGCTCCAGGTGCCCGCTGGAAAGGCGAACCCCTCGCCGCCGATCGGCCCCGCACTCGGTCAGCGCGGTGTCAACATCATGGACTTCTGCAAGGCGTTCAACGCCCAGACCGGTGACCAGGAAGTCGGCACGCCGCTTCCGACGGTCATCACCGTCTATGCGGATCGTTCGTTCAGCTTCGTCACCAAGACGCCGCCGGCCAGCTATCTGCTCAAGAAGGCCGTCGGCCTGAAGTCGGGCTCGAAGGAGCCGGGCAAGGCAACCGCCGGCAAGATCAAGCGCTCGCAGCTGTCCGAGATCGCCCAGATCAAGATGAAGGATCTCAACGCCAACGACATCGATGCGGCGACCCGCATCATCGAAGGCTCGGCCCGCGCGATGGGCCTCGAAGTGGTGGAGGGCTGAGATCATGGCCAAGCTGAGCAAGAAGCAGAAGAACCAGCAGGCGTCGGTCGACAGCGTGAAGCTGTATGGCATCGATGAGGCAATCGCCCTCGCCAAGCAGAACGCGACCTCCAAGTTCGACGAGACCATCGAAGTCGCGCTGAACCTGGGCGTCGATCCGCGCCACGCCGACCAGATGGTCCGCGGCGTCGTCACGCTGCCGAAGGGCACCGGCAAGGATGTCCGCGTCGGCGTGTTCGCTCGTGGCGCCAAGGCCGATGAAGCCAAGGCCGCCGGTGCGGAAGTCGTCGGCGCCGAAGATCTGCTCGAGCAGATCCAGGGCGGCACGGTCGATTTCGACCGCTGCATCGCGACCCCGGACATGATGGGCCTCGTCGGTCGTCTCGGTAAGATCCTGGGTCCGAAGGGCCTGATGCCGAACCCTAAGCTGGGCACCGTCACGATGAACGTCGCCGAAGCCGTCAAGGCGGCCAAGGGCGGTCAGGTGGAGTTCCGCGTCGAGAAGGCCGGCATCATCCATTCGGGTATCGGTAAGGCCAGCTTCCCGGCCGAAGACCTTCGCGCGAACTTCGACGCCTTCGTCGACGCCATCGTCAAGGCGAAGCCGTCGGGCGCCAAGGGCAAGTATCTGCGCAAGGCCGCCGTCAGCTCGACGATGGGCCCGGGCGTGAAGATCGACGTAACGGAAGTCGCGGGCGCCTGATCGCCAGCGATACCGATCGAATCGAAAGGGGCCGGGAGCAATCCCGGCCCCTTTTTCGTTGTGCAGCCGTCACGCATTAGACCTTCGTCGTAGAGACGGCGTCGAATCCAATTAGCCGATTAGCACCGTTTTAAGGGCGCTCGTGCCACTCCGATAGCAGCCGCCCGGGTATTCCCCTGTACCCGGCGGCACCCAATTTTGCGTGGATGGAGACGTGCGTGGCTCAGGACTTGGGCAAAATCGAAGGCTGGGTGACCAGCAGGGCGCTGGGTGAGCGGCTATCGCTGCAGACGCGGGCAACGCTGATCTCCAGCCTGTTGATCATGGTCGCGATCATCGGCGGCTCGCTTCTCAGCCTGCAGATGATCGGCCAGGACAGCCATGTGTCGAATCAGGCGCTGTCTTCGGCGCTGCTGGAAAAGGACTTCGCTTCGCTCGAACGCGACGTGTTCAGGAACGCCCTGCTCCATTCCGAAGAGAGCCGCGGCGACGTGGTCGGCAATCTCGGCGACATGTCGAAGGCTATCGCCGCCGTTCGCGCCGACTCGGACGAGGCCGACCTGCCGCTGATCGACGCGATCACAGCCGCACAAACCAAATATGCCGGCCTCGTCAACGGATCGATGGAAAATGGCGGCCCCAATCCGGGCGAGCTCACTGCGATCATGACCGCCGGCAACAAGGTCGATGATGCGATCGAGGCGATCCGCAACCCGATCATCGCCCGCGCCGAAGCCATCGCCGCGAAGCAGATGGCGCTCGCCTTCGTGACCATGGCCCTCACCGCCCTGATCGCCCTTGTCGGCGGCTGGCTGGGTTACAAGATCGCCCGCTCGATCCGCACCAGCGTGGGCGAGGAGCTTGGCGAGGTGAGCGGCGCGATGACGCAGATCACCAATGGCCGCTATGACGTGACCGTGCGCCACTGCGAGCGCGGCGACGAGATCGGCGACCTGTCGCGGGCCGCAGTCCGGCTGCGCGATGCCAGCCGCGAGCGGGATGAAGCGGAGCAGGCGCTGCGCAACATGCTCGACATCGTGGGCGGCAATCTCCGCCAGCTGGCCGATGGCGACCTGCGCGTCGTGCTGCCGCCGCTCGGCTCCGGCTATGAGACGCTGCGCGACGACTTCAACCGCACCATCGGCGCCCTCCACGACGCCATGTCGGAAGTCGCCCGCTCGGCCGAGTCGATCCATGTCGGCTCCTCGGAAATCAGCCGCGCCACCATCGACCTCGCGCAGCGTTCGGAGCAGCATGCCGCCGAGCTGGCAGTAACCGCCGAAACGATCTCGGGCGTGACTGCTGCCGTCGGTGCCACCTCGACCCGCACCGCTCAGGCGGACGAGTTCGTGCGCTCTGCCGTCCATGAAGCCGATGCCGGCAGCGAAGTCGTCCAGCGCGCTGTCAGCGCCATGGCGAATATCGAGAAGTCGACCGCCGAAATCGGCCAGATCATCTCCGCGATCGATGCGATCACCTTCCAGACCAACCTGCTGGCGCTCAACGCGGGCGTCGAGGCGGCCCGTGCCGGTGAGGCGGGCAAGGGCTTCGCGGTCGTCGCCAACGAAGTCCGTGCGCTGGCCCAGCGCTCGGCCGACTCGGCTGCGGACATCCGCGCGCTGATCGACACCAGCGTCACCCAGGTGGCGTCGGGCGTCGAGATGGTCCGCCAGGCGGGTACCGCCTTCGACAGCATCGGCTCGCGGATCCGCGAGATCACCGCGATCGTCTCCGAGATCAGCGAGAGCGCTGCCGATCAGGCCGCCAAGCTGTCGAGCAGCAACAAGGTCATGGCCGGCATGGACGGCGTGACCCAGCAGAACGCGGCGATGGTCGAAGAAAGCACGGCGTCGGTCCGTCAGCTTGCCGACGAAGCGGATAATCTGGCAGCCCTCGTCACGCGCTTCCGCTTGCGCGAGGCTGAGAAGAAGGCCCGGATCGTCACCCCGATGGCCCCCGCCATGCGCTCCACCCCAAAGTCGGCCGCCAGCCGGCCGATGGTGAGCGGCAACCTCGCGCTGCGCGACGAGCAGGATTGGGCCGGCTTCTGACGCCGTAGGCCAGACGGCGTCCTCCCGAGGGGGCGGTCGGAGCGATCCGGCCGCCCTTTTTCGTGTCGGAATATTTGACAGGATCGTTTGGCCGTTAACCTGCGGCGATGTCGCGTGCCCCGGAAAAGCGACCTTTTCTGGGTTTGGCACGGTTCTGGCTTAACATTTCACGAACCCGTTTCGGCTCGTCGCGAGGGCAGCGCGGGGGAAGGAGAATTGATCGTGAGTATCGCAGTCCGGGGGGTTTTTGCGCTGCTCGCAGGGGTCGCTCTCGCTTTCCCCGCCATGGCCCAGGTCGAGGCGGTTTCGGAATGGCTGGGCAACATGCCCCAGCCGAGTGCGTTGATTTTGCTTCTGGTCGCGGTCGCTGGTGTGCTGGTGGGGCGCATTGCAAGCCGCCGGCGGCGCGACCCCTGAAGCGAATTGCGGGTAGCTTTGACGAGTAAAGTGTCGAGTGGATTTGCGTACGAGTTTGCTTTTTCCCCTGTAGCGTTGCGCGGCGTGTTCGGCCCCCGTCCGCCCTTCTCCGAGGCTCTCGGCGAACGGCAGACGGGGGCCGTGTCGTTTCGGCCTGCCGCGCTTCGACATTGACCTGAGGCGGCGGGCGGGCTTTGAAGCGCGGCATGACCTCGACACTCCACACGCTCGAATCGACCATCGCCGCGCGGCGCGGCGCCGACCCGTCGGCTTCCTATGTCGCCTCGCTGTTCGCGAAAGGCCTGCCCAAGATCGCGCAGAAGCTGGGCGAGGAAGCGGTGGAGACTGTGATTGCGGCACTGCAGGGCGACCCCAAAGCCGTGACCGGCGAGGCCGCCGACCTGCTGTTCCACCTGCTCGTCCTGCTCAACCAGGCCGGAGTGCCCCTATCGGACGTCCTTAGCGAACTGGAACGACGCGAGGGACTGTCCGGTCTGGCCGAGAAAGCCGCCCGCAAGGCCTGAACGACCGGAGACTTCCATGCCCATCGACGCGACCCAGCCCTATGACGACGGCAACATCTTCGCCCGTATCCTGCGCGGCGAACTTCCTTCGAAGACCGTCTATGAGGACGAGTGGGCGCTCGCCTTTCACGACATCAACCCGCAGGCGCCGGTGCACATCCTGGTAATCCCTAAGGGACGCTATGTGTCGTGGGACGATTTCAGCGAGCAGGCGAGCGACGCCGAGATCGCGGGCTTCGTTCGCGCGGTTGGCAAGGTCGCCCGCGACGCCGGCCTGCCCGCTCCCGGCTATCGCCTGCTCGCGAACATCGGCGGCCATGGCCATCAGGAGGTCCCCCACCTCCACGTCCACATTTTCGGCGGCCGTCAGATGGGCGCGATGCTGCCCCGATGAACCGTCGACGCCGGCCGTCGCGCGGCCGGTTCATTGCACATGTTCGTCGAGCCACAACGCATGGGCGTCGATCCGCAGCCGCGTGATGGCCCGATGCGCTTCCGCCCGGGCCTCTATCTCGGCCCGCCGCGTTTCCCGCGCCTGGCGACGCGCATAGAGCAGGTCGGCCAGATCGATATGGCCCAGCGCATTGCCCTGTTCGGTCCGACCTGCGGCAGCGTCCGCAGCGGCGGCGGCCTTCTCCATCTCGATCCAGGCCGCGTGGCGGCTGCGTGCGCCCGACAAATCCGCGCTGGCGGTCGCCTCGACCGACCGCTGTACCGCCGATAATTCGAAGCGCGCGGCGTCCGCTTCGGCCCCGGCCTGGTCCGCCAGCGCCCGCCGATGGCCCCCGCCGAGCGGGATCGACGCGACCACGCCGGCACCACGCTCCATCCCGCTCCGTTCGCTGAACATCCGCACGCCGAAGGACGGGTCCGCCATCCGGTCGGCACGCGCACGGCGGGCCAGCACGTCCATGCGCATCGCCTCGCGATCGGCGGCAACGATCTCGTGGCTGTTCTCGACCACCTTGTCGCGTAGCCGGTCGAGCCCACCGTCCGGCAGAACAGGAGCCGCAAGCGGCGGCGGGTCTTCGCCCATCACCAGATCGGGGAAATTGGCCGCCAGCTTCGCGCGTGCCTGTTCGCGCTCGGCAAGCGAGGCCGCAGCCTGCGCCTCGATCTGGCCGAGCGCGGCAACGGCCTGATCGACCTCCAGGTCCGATGCGTCGCGGAGCCGCCGCCGCAGCCGGACGGCCTCCACCGCCTTGCGCGCGAGGCCCGCGCTGTCGCGGTCGTTGCGATGGAGTTCGCCTGCGGTCAGCCAGTCGAACCAGAGCGTCGCCAGCTCCAGCGCCGTCTGGTGGCGGACATCCTCCATCCGGTTCTCGGCGACATCGACGCCGAGATTGCCTGCTTCACGGTCGAGCCCCGCCTTGCCCGGCAGGCGGAAGGGGCGGCTGACCGTCACGTCAAATTCGTCATAGCCACCCTCACGATCGACGCTTCGGCGAATATAGCTGCCGTTGACGACCGTTTCCTGTGCGCCACGCCGAAGCCCGACCCCCTGCGCGCGGGCTGCCTCCAGTCGGGCGCGCGCCGCCGCAACTGTGGGATGTCCGTCGAGCGCGGCCAGAACCTGGGGGGTGGGCGGCAGACTCGAAGCGGAATATGCCGGCGCAGCCGCCACCGCGGCCATGAGCGAGGCGGATGCCAGAAGGAGCATGATCCTCATCCGATCCTCCCGCGCGCCGACACCGGGGTCGCGAGCCAGCGAACCGGCCAGCGACGGCGTGCGCACTCGACCGCCGCCACCAGCGAAGCCCTCATCGCTTCGTCGACGACCAGTTCGACCGCGCTGCGCCGGAGCGTCGCCAGCACCTGCTCGCCGGTCCCGGCATCGCTGAAGTCACGGCCAAGCACCCGTTCGTCGCGTATGTGGACCGGGGCCTGCGCGACGCCGCGCAGAGCCTCGGCGATCACTTCGGCATCGGCGGACGCGCAATGGAAGCAGAGCAGCACCTCAGCCACGGGCGGCCTCCGTGCGGCTCTCGCCGAATCGTTCGTAGAGCATCGGCAGCAGGATCAGCGTCAGGAGGGTGGAGGTCACGAGCCCGCCGATTACCACGATCGCCAGCGGGCGCTGGATTTCGGACCCCGGTCCGGTCGCGAAGAGCAGCGGCACGAGGCCAAAGGCGGTGATGCTCGCCGTCATCAACACCGGGCGCAGGCGCCGTTCCGCGCCGAGCCGGACTGCCTGCGCCATCGGCAACCCCTCGTCGCGAAGCTGGCGAAAATAGGCGACCAGGACGAGGCCGTTCAAAACGGCGATGCCAAGCAGCGCGATGAAGCCGACCGACGCGGGAACCGAAAGATATTGGCCCGAGATCCACAGGCTGACGAGACCCCCGACCATGGCGAAGGGGATGTTGAGCAGGATGATCACGGCCGCCCTGAGCGAGCGGAGCGTGGCGAGCAGCACCCCGAAGATTAGCAGTAGCGCCCCAGGCACGACCAGCGCCAGCCGGGCAGAGGCGCGGCGCTGATTCTCGAACTGGCCACCCCAGACGATGCGGTAGCCGTGCGGCAGTGTCACTTTCGCCGCGACCGCTGCCTGCGCGTCGTCGACATAGCCGACGAGGTCGCGGCCCGAGACGAAGGCCTGGACGAGCGCGAAGCGCGATCCATTCTCATGATCGAGCTTGACCGGACCCTGCACCCGCTCGACCCGAGCCATATCGCTCACACGGGCAAGCGTGCCCTCGGGCGTGTGCAGTTGAAGGTCGGCAAATCGGGCCGGATCGGCGCGTAAACTCTCGTCGCCCCGGATCAGGATCGGAACGCGCTTCTGTCCCTCGGCGACCACCCCGGCGCGAACGCCCTCGACCTGTGCGCGCAGCGAATCCTGCAGCTGATCGATCGGCATGCCGAAGCGGCCGGCAGCGGCACGGTCGATGTCGAGGCGAAGATAGTCGACATTGGCATTGGCGACGGTCATCACCTCGGACGCGCCGTCGATTCCCGACAGAACGTGCTCCACCTGCCCGGCCAGATCGGCGAGCGTCGCGAGATCCGGGCCGAAGATCTTCACCGCCAGATCGCCCCGGGCACCGGTCAGCATTTCCGACACGCGCATCTCGATCGGCTGGGTGAAGGTCGGCTCGATCCCGGGCAGCCCCTCCATCGCCTTGCGCATCTCGGCGAGGACGAAGTCCTTGTCGCCGCGCCATTCGGACGCCGGCTTGAGCCGGATGAAATTGTCGGTTTCGTTGGGGCCCATCGGATCGAGCCCGATCTCGTCGGACCCGACCCGCGCGATCACTTCGCTGACCTCGGGGATCGCTTTCAACGTACGCCCGACGAGCAGGTCGTCGCGCACCGACTGGTCGAGGCTGATAGAGGGGAGCTTGCTCGTCTGGACGATCATCGACCCCTCGTCCATCGTCGGCATGAAGGTCTTGCCGACCGCGCCATAAGCGATGCCCGCGACGACCAGTCCCGCCGCCGAGAGGCCGTAGACGAGCCGCCGACGAGCGAAGGCCGCCTCGAGCAGCGCATGGTAACGCGGGTTGAGCCAGCGCATGATCCAGGGTTCGCCATGGTGGCCGCTCTTCAATCCATAGGAGGCGAGAACCGGCACCAATGTCAGCGCCAGCAGCAGCGAACCCGCGAGCGCGAAGACGATGGTGAGCGCAACCGGTGCGAACAGCTTGCCTTCCAGACCCTGCAACGACAGAAGCGGCAGGAAGACCAGCGCGATGATGACGATACCCGCCGTGACGGGCACGATCACCTCGGCTGTGGACCGGAAGACGAGATTGAGGCGCGGATGGCCCTCTTCATGGTCGCGGCCCAGTCGCTCGACGATATTCTCGACCACCACGACCGCCCCATCGACGAGCATGCCGATCGCTATAGCCAGCCCGCCGAGGCTCATAAGATTGGCGGACAGGCCCATGCCGCGCATGAACAGGAAGGTGATCAGCGCCGCCATCGGCAAGGTTACCGCGACGATCGCCGCCGCGCGCCAGTCGCCGAGGAACAGGATGAGGAGGATGACGACGAGGATCGTCGCCTCGATCAGCGCCTTTTCGACAGTACCGACCGCGCGCCCGATCAGGTCCGAACGATCGTAGAAGACATCGAGGTTCGTACCGGCGGGCAGGCCGCGTTCGACTTCGGCCAGCCGCGCGCGGACGCCATCGACCACCTGCCGTGCATCGGCTCCGCGCAGGGCGATCACCAGTCCCTGGACCGCCTCGTTCTTGCCATCTTTGGTGACCGCGCCATAGCGGGTGAGACTGCCCATACCGACCGAGGCAACGTCGCCCAGCCGCACGATGCGGCCGTTGCGGCTGGCGACCACCATCGAGGACAAGTCCTCCACGGAAGCGATCGCGCCGACCGACCGCACGATCAGCGCCTCCTCGCCGCTGGTCAGCCGGCCCGCACCGTCATTGCGGTTGCCGCGCTCGATAGCGCTGCGCAGCTCGTCGATCGACAGGCCGGCGCTCGCCAGTGCGACCGGGTCGGGGCGCACCTCGAAGCTGCGGACGAAGCCGCCCAGTGCATTGACGTCGGCGACGCCCGGTACCGTGCGAAGCGCAGGGCGGATCGTCCAGTCGAGCAGGTCGCGCTTCTCCTGCAGACCGAGCGGCCCCTCGATCGTGAACATGTAGACGTCGGACAGCGGGGTGGAGATCGGCGCGAGACCGCCGCTCACAGCGTCGGGCATGTCGGCCAGGACACCGCCCAGCCGCTCCGCCACCTGCTGGCGTGCCCAATAGATGTCGGTGCCGTCGACGAAATCGATGGTGACGTCGGCGATCGCATATTTGGCGGTGGACCGAAGGACCGCCTGGCGCGGAATGCCGAGCATCTCCATCTCGATCGGCGCGATCACGCGGCTCTCGACCTCTTCCGGCGTCATGCCGGGCGCCTTGAGGATGATCTTCACCTGCGTTTGCGCGATGTCCGGATAGGCATCGACCGGCAGGGTCGAGAAGGCCCAGCCGCCGAGCCCCGCCGTGGCGAGCGCCAGCATGACGACCAGCAGGCGATAGGACAGCGCCTGCGCGACGAGCGACCGCAACATCGATCAGCGCGCCAGAGCCAGCGCCTTGAGCGCGCTCGTGCCGGTTACGGCGATCAGCTCGCCCGGCTTCACGCCGGAGAGAAGCAGAGCCTGTCCATCGCTGGTCGCGCCACTGGAGACGGTGCGGATGCGGAAGCCGCTGCGGGTGCGGACGAAGACGACCTCATGCCCGTCCAAATTGGTGACCGCCCCTGCCGGCACCGAAACTGCGCCCGCGGGCGGCGGACCTTCGAGCGTCACGCTGGTCGCACGCCCGGCGATCACCCCCGGAGCCGCAGGCAGCTTCGCCTTGAGCATGATCGAGCGGGTGGCGGGGTCGATCGTGCTCCCGACCGAGGTCACCGTGCCGCGCGCGGTGCCGAGCCGGATGCCCATGCCGGGTCGCGCCTGACCCGCGAGCCGCTCGGGCAGCTGCGCCTCGACCTCGTAACGGTCGACCGCGTCGATGACATAAGGGGCACCGCTTCCATCCACCGGGTCGCCGGCCTGCAAGGCGGCCTTGGTGACCCGACCAGCAATGGGCGCGACCAGCGTATAGGTGCCGCTTCCACCCTGCCCGTTCACCAGGTTGAGGATGCGCGCCTTTTCGGCCACGTCGGCACGCGCCTCGGCGGCCTGCGCCTGTGCCTCGTCCAGGCGCGCACCGGCGACGACGCCGGCCTTCTGGAGCTGCGCCATGCGTTGCGCGCTGGAATGGGCGACGCCGAGCCGGGCTTTGGCGCGGGCGAGATCGCCGCTGAGCGAGACGATGTCGCGGCTGGAGATAATCGCCAGAGGCTGGCCGCGCCGAACGCTGTCGCCCTCGACTGCCATCGTGCGCACGACCACGCCGGGCAACGCGGCGGCGACTGCGATGCGCGCGCCGGGCGGCGGCACCACCACCGCCGGCAGCTGCGCGATCGGCGCGCTGTCGGCGACCGTCGCAGGCGCAGTCCTGATCGCGAGACGACTCAATTGTTCGGGCGTCAGCGTGAGGACATCGGATCGCGCGGCGGGGGCGGCATTGGCGCCGTCCGGCTGCGCCTCGAGCATGGGCTCACCCCCCATGCCCCACCACAGAAGTCCCGCAGCGACAGCCGCCGCAAGTCCCCCGATCGCATAGCCCCGATAATTTCGCATGCGCAGCGATTACAGCGCCAAGCTGACACCGGCCTGACGTGCCGGTCAGTTCGGCCGAAAATCGAGGATAAGCTCGCGCCGCCCCTGGTCGGTCGACAGACGCCCGCCGGCCGCCGCCATGATGCGGTCGGCAATGGCCAGGCCCAGTCCGGCGCCCGTGCGACTGGCATGGTCGGCGCGGCTGTGCCGCTGGACGAGGACGGCCAGTCGTTCGGGAGAGAGGCCCTCCCCTTCGTCGCGGACGCGCAGCGTCGCGCCAGGGCCCGCCGTGACGGTGACCGCGGCGCCCTCGGGCGTGGCGCGGATCGCATTTTCGACGAGGTTGCGCAGCGCTGCCGCAATCGCTTCGCGATGCCCATGGACGACGGGCGGCACGCCCACGGTTTCGATCGCGATATTGCGTCCGGCGTCGATCGCCTGCGCCGCCATCAGCGCAACGACCTCCTCGGCGATTTCCGGCAGGATGACCGCACGAGGGGGTTGCGCCGCAACGGCGCCTGAATCGACCTGCGCGAGCAGCATCAACTGGTCGATCAGCCTCCGCATGGCAGCGAGATCGCGCTTGAGCCGGGGCACGTCGGGATGATCGATGCGGTCCAGTTCGAGCGACAGGACGGCAAGCGGCGTGCGCAATTCGTGCGCCACGTCAGCGGCGAAGGCCTCATGCCGGGCCGCCGCATCGTCGAGCCGGCCGAGCAGCCGGTTCACGGCCTGGGCGAAAGGCAGCGCC encodes the following:
- a CDS encoding TolC family protein gives rise to the protein MRIMLLLASASLMAAVAAAPAYSASSLPPTPQVLAALDGHPTVAAARARLEAARAQGVGLRRGAQETVVNGSYIRRSVDREGGYDEFDVTVSRPFRLPGKAGLDREAGNLGVDVAENRMEDVRHQTALELATLWFDWLTAGELHRNDRDSAGLARKAVEAVRLRRRLRDASDLEVDQAVAALGQIEAQAAASLAEREQARAKLAANFPDLVMGEDPPPLAAPVLPDGGLDRLRDKVVENSHEIVAADREAMRMDVLARRARADRMADPSFGVRMFSERSGMERGAGVVASIPLGGGHRRALADQAGAEADAARFELSAVQRSVEATASADLSGARSRHAAWIEMEKAAAAADAAAGRTEQGNALGHIDLADLLYARRQARETRRAEIEARAEAHRAITRLRIDAHALWLDEHVQ
- a CDS encoding methyl-accepting chemotaxis protein, translating into MAQDLGKIEGWVTSRALGERLSLQTRATLISSLLIMVAIIGGSLLSLQMIGQDSHVSNQALSSALLEKDFASLERDVFRNALLHSEESRGDVVGNLGDMSKAIAAVRADSDEADLPLIDAITAAQTKYAGLVNGSMENGGPNPGELTAIMTAGNKVDDAIEAIRNPIIARAEAIAAKQMALAFVTMALTALIALVGGWLGYKIARSIRTSVGEELGEVSGAMTQITNGRYDVTVRHCERGDEIGDLSRAAVRLRDASRERDEAEQALRNMLDIVGGNLRQLADGDLRVVLPPLGSGYETLRDDFNRTIGALHDAMSEVARSAESIHVGSSEISRATIDLAQRSEQHAAELAVTAETISGVTAAVGATSTRTAQADEFVRSAVHEADAGSEVVQRAVSAMANIEKSTAEIGQIISAIDAITFQTNLLALNAGVEAARAGEAGKGFAVVANEVRALAQRSADSAADIRALIDTSVTQVASGVEMVRQAGTAFDSIGSRIREITAIVSEISESAADQAAKLSSSNKVMAGMDGVTQQNAAMVEESTASVRQLADEADNLAALVTRFRLREAEKKARIVTPMAPAMRSTPKSAASRPMVSGNLALRDEQDWAGF
- a CDS encoding phosphoribosyl-ATP diphosphatase, producing MTSTLHTLESTIAARRGADPSASYVASLFAKGLPKIAQKLGEEAVETVIAALQGDPKAVTGEAADLLFHLLVLLNQAGVPLSDVLSELERREGLSGLAEKAARKA
- a CDS encoding DUF3240 domain-containing protein, with product MAEVLLCFHCASADAEVIAEALRGVAQAPVHIRDERVLGRDFSDAGTGEQVLATLRRSAVELVVDEAMRASLVAAVECARRRWPVRWLATPVSARGRIG
- the rplA gene encoding 50S ribosomal protein L1 produces the protein MAKLSKKQKNQQASVDSVKLYGIDEAIALAKQNATSKFDETIEVALNLGVDPRHADQMVRGVVTLPKGTGKDVRVGVFARGAKADEAKAAGAEVVGAEDLLEQIQGGTVDFDRCIATPDMMGLVGRLGKILGPKGLMPNPKLGTVTMNVAEAVKAAKGGQVEFRVEKAGIIHSGIGKASFPAEDLRANFDAFVDAIVKAKPSGAKGKYLRKAAVSSTMGPGVKIDVTEVAGA
- a CDS encoding efflux RND transporter permease subunit, which encodes MLRSLVAQALSYRLLVVMLALATAGLGGWAFSTLPVDAYPDIAQTQVKIILKAPGMTPEEVESRVIAPIEMEMLGIPRQAVLRSTAKYAIADVTIDFVDGTDIYWARQQVAERLGGVLADMPDAVSGGLAPISTPLSDVYMFTIEGPLGLQEKRDLLDWTIRPALRTVPGVADVNALGGFVRSFEVRPDPVALASAGLSIDELRSAIERGNRNDGAGRLTSGEEALIVRSVGAIASVEDLSSMVVASRNGRIVRLGDVASVGMGSLTRYGAVTKDGKNEAVQGLVIALRGADARQVVDGVRARLAEVERGLPAGTNLDVFYDRSDLIGRAVGTVEKALIEATILVVILLILFLGDWRAAAIVAVTLPMAALITFLFMRGMGLSANLMSLGGLAIAIGMLVDGAVVVVENIVERLGRDHEEGHPRLNLVFRSTAEVIVPVTAGIVIIALVFLPLLSLQGLEGKLFAPVALTIVFALAGSLLLALTLVPVLASYGLKSGHHGEPWIMRWLNPRYHALLEAAFARRRLVYGLSAAGLVVAGIAYGAVGKTFMPTMDEGSMIVQTSKLPSISLDQSVRDDLLVGRTLKAIPEVSEVIARVGSDEIGLDPMGPNETDNFIRLKPASEWRGDKDFVLAEMRKAMEGLPGIEPTFTQPIEMRVSEMLTGARGDLAVKIFGPDLATLADLAGQVEHVLSGIDGASEVMTVANANVDYLRLDIDRAAAGRFGMPIDQLQDSLRAQVEGVRAGVVAEGQKRVPILIRGDESLRADPARFADLQLHTPEGTLARVSDMARVERVQGPVKLDHENGSRFALVQAFVSGRDLVGYVDDAQAAVAAKVTLPHGYRIVWGGQFENQRRASARLALVVPGALLLIFGVLLATLRSLRAAVIILLNIPFAMVGGLVSLWISGQYLSVPASVGFIALLGIAVLNGLVLVAYFRQLRDEGLPMAQAVRLGAERRLRPVLMTASITAFGLVPLLFATGPGSEIQRPLAIVVIGGLVTSTLLTLILLPMLYERFGESRTEAARG
- the rplK gene encoding 50S ribosomal protein L11, with amino-acid sequence MAKKITGYIKLQVPAGKANPSPPIGPALGQRGVNIMDFCKAFNAQTGDQEVGTPLPTVITVYADRSFSFVTKTPPASYLLKKAVGLKSGSKEPGKATAGKIKRSQLSEIAQIKMKDLNANDIDAATRIIEGSARAMGLEVVEG
- a CDS encoding efflux RND transporter periplasmic adaptor subunit, which codes for MRNYRGYAIGGLAAAVAAGLLWWGMGGEPMLEAQPDGANAAPAARSDVLTLTPEQLSRLAIRTAPATVADSAPIAQLPAVVVPPPGARIAVAAALPGVVVRTMAVEGDSVRRGQPLAIISSRDIVSLSGDLARAKARLGVAHSSAQRMAQLQKAGVVAGARLDEAQAQAAEARADVAEKARILNLVNGQGGSGTYTLVAPIAGRVTKAALQAGDPVDGSGAPYVIDAVDRYEVEAQLPERLAGQARPGMGIRLGTARGTVTSVGSTIDPATRSIMLKAKLPAAPGVIAGRATSVTLEGPPPAGAVSVPAGAVTNLDGHEVVFVRTRSGFRIRTVSSGATSDGQALLLSGVKPGELIAVTGTSALKALALAR
- a CDS encoding sensor histidine kinase — translated: MPARRSVIRRLGLGLSLIGAGGTVLLMFGVLLEYGLSFRDLGPGPALDLAIEEMTEHVGLPVLVLVLPLAFASLWVIRRAFAPLGDAAQEIESAQGTERGIRIDTGRFPAEALPFAQAVNRLLGRLDDAAARHEAFAADVAHELRTPLAVLSLELDRIDHPDVPRLKRDLAAMRRLIDQLMLLAQVDSGAVAAQPPRAVILPEIAEEVVALMAAQAIDAGRNIAIETVGVPPVVHGHREAIAAALRNLVENAIRATPEGAAVTVTAGPGATLRVRDEGEGLSPERLAVLVQRHSRADHASRTGAGLGLAIADRIMAAAGGRLSTDQGRRELILDFRPN
- the nusG gene encoding transcription termination/antitermination protein NusG translates to MARWYIIHAYSGFENKVREAILADAARLGLEQLVEAVEVPTEKITEVRRGKKITSDRKFFPGYVLAKLSMNDDVYHLVKNTPKVTGFLGSSGKPQPISEAEAARILNTKEEAAAAAPKTKLRVDYEIGDQVKVLDGPFASFNGVVEELDFDRSRVKVSVSIFGRATPVELEFEQVERVK
- a CDS encoding histidine triad nucleotide-binding protein, with protein sequence MPIDATQPYDDGNIFARILRGELPSKTVYEDEWALAFHDINPQAPVHILVIPKGRYVSWDDFSEQASDAEIAGFVRAVGKVARDAGLPAPGYRLLANIGGHGHQEVPHLHVHIFGGRQMGAMLPR